From the Jilunia laotingensis genome, the window TGAATCACGGTTAAGGAACTAGGCAAATTGACCCTGTAACTTCGGGATAAAGGGTCCCCGCCGTCGAGGCGGGGCGCAGAGAATAGGTCCAGGCAACTGTTTAACAAAAACACAGGGCTGTGCAAAATCGAAAGATCACGTATACAGCCTGACACCTGCCCGGTGCTGGAAGGTTAAGAGGAGATGTCACCGCAAGGGAAGCATTGAATTGAAGCCCCAGTAAACGGCGGCCGTAACTATAACGGTCCTAAGGTAGCGAAATTCCTTGTCGGGTAAGTTCCGACCTGCACGAATGGTGTAATGATCTGGACGCTGTCTCAACCGTGAGCTCAGTGAAATTGTAGTATCGGTGAAGATGCCGATTACCCGCGATGGGACGAAAAGACCCCGTGAACCTTTACTATAGCTTAACATTGAATTTGGGTAATTGATGTGTAGGATAGGCCGGAGACATTGAAGCGGGTACGCCAGTATCCGCGGAGTCGCTGTTGAAATACGGCCCTTCGGTTATTTGAGTTCTAACTCGCGCTGCGAGGACACTGTTTGGCGGGTAGTTTGACTGGGGTGGTCGCCTCCAAAAGTGTAACGGAGGCTTCTAAAGGTGCCCTCAGGACGATTGGTAACCGTCCGCAGAGTGTAATGGCATAAGGGCGCTCGACTGGGAGACTCACAAGTCGATCAGGTAGGAAACTAGAGCATAGTGATCCGGTGTTTCCGCATGGAAGGGACATCGCTCAAAGGATAAAAGGTACTCCGGGGATAACAGGCTGATCCCTCCCAAGAGCTCATATCGACGGAGGGGTTTGGCACCTCGATGTCGGCTCGTCACATCCTGGGGCTGGAGAAGGTCCCAAGGGTTGGGCTGTTCGCCCATTAAAGTGGCACGCGAGCTGGGTTCAGAACGTCGTGAGACAGTTCGGTCTCTATCTATCGTGGGCGCATGAAATTTGCGTGGCTCTGACACTAGTACGAGAGGACCGTGTTGGACCGACCTCTGGTCTGCCAGTTGTGCCGCCAGGTGCATCGCTGGGTATCTAAGTCGGGACTGGATAAGTGCTGAAAGCATCTAAGTACGAAGCCAGCCACAAGATTAGATTTCTTAGGGTCGTCATAGACGATGACGTCGATAGGGGGCAGGTGTACAGGTAGCAATACCACAGCCGAGCCCTACTAATTGCCCGTCCACTTCCGTCCGCCCGGCGCTTTCCGCCCCGCCCTGCGGGTTCGCCCTTCGTTTGCTTTTCCGTCATGTCCGCCTCATTCAGGTGGCTACAGCGCCGGGGTTCCACCTCTTCCCATCCCGAACAGAGAAGTTAAGCCCGGCCACGCCGATGGTACTGCGTAACAGTGGGAGAGTAGGTAGCCGCCGTCTTGCCGCCCCCCCCCGCCCCTGAAGGGACGCGGGGGGGCTTTTCTTTTTGCCGCGGGCCGCCGTCGCCCCCCCCCCCGCGGGAGGCCGGAGACGCCCGGAAGGCGCGACGGAATGAACTGCTCGTTCACACTGGTGGCAGGGAAGTAATGGCGGACTATCTGTTAAATAATGGGAACTATATCCAAGGTAATCTTACGCAGCTAATAACGGTGGTGGTGTGAGAGCTTGAGCAGGACAAAACTCACTGTATGATTTATAATAGTGATAATACTGCCTCTACCACCACAGCCTACCTGATTAGTGAATATGGTATAAAGTTCACCACAGGAGAGGTAGGCCAGACGTAATCACTGATATTTTTCTCAAATGACCGCCAGTCTTGTGCGTGAACCAGTTACTTCCAACAAAGATAACCGCTTAGACGATTACGGTGATGATGTCCCAGCAGCTCTCCGTCAACCCCATACAGAATACCTAACAGGTTACAACTAATCGGATAATGATCAATATATTAGTATGGCTCTTTTAAAGAAAGCAAGATTCTGTGCCATCCGAGTACCTTCAGCGGGCATACGCCAGTTGTAGTTGAGATACTTATTACTCTTTTTCGATATCCAGCGGGGGCGATGGATGTTAAGGAAAAGCTTCATGTTGTGAAGAAGAAAGTCTTGAACAACGACAGGATCATAAAAGTCTTTGCTTTCGATATTCTAACCAGAATACTGTTCGGGAACCACATGCTTTTCTTCAAGATAAATAATAACTTCATCAGTGTGTTCCTGCACGTTTACAAGATCAAAGTAATCTAAATTACCTTAAGTAAAGAAAGAGGCGGCAACCATTTGTTTCCATGACATAAAACATTGATAAAAAAGCAAACTTAATAGTTTTCTGATATAACCCTTCAGGGTTTTACGTTGGTTCCATATATTATTATGCCTTAACATACACGTGGCGATTTGTAAATTCTTCAAATTTCCTTTTGGGATATGTCAACTAATAGCATATGTTTCCATCAAATAATTTCATTATCCATATTGATACTTAAATGTATTGATGAAATTTAAAAGAAACAATCTTTTAGTTAAAACAAAAATACCTTGAATTATGTTACATATATAAAGTCGGGAATTACATGATTAAAAGATGTAAAAAAAACTACATCATATTCTTTTAGTCATTATATTTATGCCCGATTTCGTAAGAAGTCTAATTAATACATTTAAAACGATGAAAACTTCTGTAAAGTTCATATTATTTTTTGTTCTGCTGATGCTGTCATTTAGCATTAAAGGCAACGCATTGAATAGCGCAGAAGCTTCGTCTTCTAATTGTGTTTGTGAAATATCCTCTTTTTCATCCTCTAATGGAGTTACTACTACCTTTGACGGAGATATTTCATACAATGATAAAATTCAGGCACTCTCATGTTCTGATGTTGAATTGGGAGTGAAACCTGTATCTGAAACCTTTTCTTCCTTTCAGCGTCTGCGCCGCTCTATTGAGGTCTCTGACTTCTTAAAAGATGTCTTGCAGAAACTTTGTTTAAGAGAGAATTTGTTAGTTCTGGACAAAAGTAAATCCCATCCTTCTGATAAGGATTCTTATTACGCTCTATTAGGTTGCGAATACTATATTTTCGCATTGAGACGTATTATTATTTAATTCCACATTTTGATTGTAACGTACATTTGCTGTACAGTTTCACATTCTTAGATGAGACTGTAGAGCCTAGAGTGCGCTATGTCTTTTCGTAGTTGAATTTTTTTATTTCAATCAAATAACAAATTCTTTAAAAACAAAAAACTGATTATGGAAACTACTCAAAAAAAGAATGCCTCTTTTAAAGGTATTAAATCTGCGGGACTGGTTATTATATGTTGCTTTATAATAGCCGTTTGTATCTATCATTTCTTGTTAGGGAATCCGTCCAATTTTATGAACAACGATCCTAATAATCATCCGTTGCCTGGTAATTTTCTAGGAACCATCTATAAAGGTGGTGTAATTGTGCCGGTTATTCAGACATTGTTGCTAACCGTGCTTGCACTGAGTATCGAACGGTATTTTGCTCTCCGTTCTGCATTTGGTAAAGGTTCATTGGTGAAGTTTGTGGCTAACATTAAGAATGCATTAGCTACCGGAAGCCTTCAGAAAGCGCAGGAAATCTGTGATAACCAAAGAGGTTCGGTTGCTAATGTAGTAACTGCGACACTAAGAAAGTATGACGAAATGGATAAAGATTCTTCTTTGTCCAAAGATCAGAAATTGGTTGCTATTCAGAAAGAACTTGAGGAAGCTACAGCTCTCGAACTTCCAATGATGGAACAGAACCTACCTATCATCGGTACGATTACAACTCTGGGAACGTTGATGGGATTGCTTGGTACGGTAATTGGTATGATCCGTTCATTTGCAGCTTTGGCTGCCGGTGGCTCTGCCGATTCTATGGCACTTTCACAAGGTATTTCTGAAGCTTTGATCAATACAGCTTTTGGTATTCTTACTGGTGCTTTGGCTGTAATTTCTTACAATTATTTCACGAATAAGATTGATAAGTTGACTTATAGCCTTGATGAAGTTGGCTTCTCTATTGTGCAGACATTTGCTGCAACTCATAAATAAATGTGCTAACCCTTAAAAATTAAGATCATGGGTAGAGCAAAAATTAAAAAGAAAAGTACGTTCATCGATATGACGGCGATGAGTGACGTTACGGTATTGCTGTTGACTTTTTTTATGCTGACTTCTACGTTCGTAAAAAAGGAACCGGTACAGGTGACTACTCCGTCTTCTGTTTCTGACATTAAGATTCCTGAAAAGAATATTCTTTCTATCTTGGTTGATCCTAAAGGAAAGATTTTTATGAGTATGGATAAACAATCGGATATGAAGGAGGTACTGGAAAATATGGCTAAGGAATACGGAATAACTTTCACTCCCGAACAAGAGAAGAAATTTGCACTTTCGCCTACTTTTGGGGTACCGATGAAGAGTATGAAAACTTTTCTCGATTTGCCGTCCGATAAGCAAGATGCTATATTGAAGAATGAAGGGATTCCTTGTGATAGTCTTGACAATCAATTTAAGGCATGGGTGCGCAATGCACGTGCTGTAAATTCTGATTTGCGTATTGCAATTAAGGCTGACCAGGATACTCCGTATGCTGTGATTAAAAAAGTAATGAACTCGCTTCAGGACCTCAGAGAAAATAGATACAATCTTATCACTTCTCTGAAAACTACTTCTGAAAACTAAAAATGAAAAACTATGAGTGCTGAAGTACAAGAAAGCGGTAAAAAGAAGAAGGGCAGCAAACAGAAAAAGATGGCTGTAAGAGTAGACTTTACTCCGATGGTCGATATGAACATGTTGCTGATTACATTCTTTATGCTTTGTACCTCTCTGAGTAAACCTCAGACGATGGAAATAAGTATGCCGAGTAACGACAAAAATATCACTGAAGAACAGCAAAGTAAAGTGAAAGCTTCACAAGCTATTACGCTGTTACTAGGTAGTGATGACAAACTTTATTATTATGAAGGTGAACCTAACTATAAGGATTATAGCTCGTTGAAAGAGACGACATATAAACCTGATGGTTTGCGGGCTGTTCTATTAAAGAAAAATGCTGCGGCTGTTCGCGAAGTGAACGATCTGAAACAACAAAAATTGGAACTTAAAATATCAGATGAAGATTTTAAAAAGCGGCTTTCCGAGATAAAAAGTGGAAAGAATACGCCTACGGTCATTATTAAGGCTACGGATGAAGCTTCTTATAAGAATCTGATTGATGCTCTCGATGAAATGCAGATATGTAATATTGGTAAGTATGTGATTACAGATATCGCCGAAGCCGACCAATTTCTGATGAAGAATTATGAGTCGAAAGGTGAATTGTCACAGAATATTGCCGAATGATAAGTTTAACACCTAAAAAGAATATATATAATGGCAAAAATAGATTTGACCTCTCCTGAATGGTGTGAGCTGATATTCAAAGGCAAGAATAAGGCGTATGGTGCTTTCAAGATGCGCGAGGATTCACCTAAACGCCATAATTTGGCGATGTTAATCGTTTTGATTATTGCGTTGGTTGGTTTCAGTATCCCGACGCTTGTGAAGATTGCTACTCCTAAGCAAAAAGAGGTAATGACCGAAGTTACCACGCTTTCGCAATTGGAAGAACCGGAAGTGAAACAGGAGGAAATGAAGCGGGTAGAACCGGTTGCTCCTCCTCCACCGGCATTGAAAAGTTCCATCAAGTTTACGGCACCTGTCATCAAAAAGGACGAAGAAGTGCATGAAGATGATGAAATTAAAAGCCAGAATGAACTGACGGAAACCAAAGTTGCAATCTCCATTGCTGATGTCAAAGGTAATGATGAAGCAAACGGTAAAGATATCGCTGATCTCAAGCAGGTAGTGACTCAGGCGGAACCTGAACCGGAGAAAGTATTCGATATGGTTGAGCAGATGCCAACATTCCCCGGTGGAAATACCGAATTGATGAAATACCTTTCTGAGCATATTAAGTATCCGGTTATGGCACAGGAGAATGGAACGGAAGGACGAGTTATTGTTCAGTTCGTGGTTGAAAAAGATGGTACAATAGCTGAAGCCCACGTAGCCCGTGGAGTCGATCCTTATTTGGACAAGGAAGCTCTTCGTGTTGTCCAGAGCATGCCTCGCTGGATACCAGGCAAGCAGAATGGTAAGGCTGTGAGAGTGAAATATACGGTACCGGTAATGTTTAAGTTGCAGTAAAATGATGAAGAAACAGTTTTGGCTAATTGGTATTTGTGTTTTGGGTATGTTGGCTGCTTGCAATCGCAAACCCAAAGACGGATTGACGGATACATATACGTCTGGGGTAATAGAAATAGCTGCGGACGAAAGCTTCCAACCGATTGTACAAGAAGAGATCGATGTATTTGAAGGAACATTTCCTTTAGCTGGAATTGTACCTCTTTATACCACGGAAGTGGATGCTGTTAATTTACTTTTGAAAGATAGCGTGCGTTTAGCCATTACTACTCGCACATTGACAGCAGAAGAGATGAACTCTTTCCACAGTCGTAAATTCTACCCGCGGGAAATAAAGTTGGCCACTGATGGGTTGGCTTTGATTGTGAACCGTCAAAATCCTGATTCATTAATTAGCGTAAACGATATCCGTAGAATACTGACCGGAGAAGTTAAAAACTGGAAGGAAATCTACCCGAAATCTCCGTTAAAGGAGATTCGGGTAGTTTTCGACAATCGGAATTCAAGTACCGTGCGATTTGCTACAGATTCTATCTGTGGTGGTAAATCTCTTTCAACCACGGAGGTGAAAGCATTGCGGACGAACCAGCAAGTGATCGATTATGTAGCTCAAACTCCCGATGCAATTGGGGTAATTGGGGTCAACTGGTTGGGTAATCGAAGTGATACAACGAATTTTTCTTTTCGTGATGAAATCAGGATAATGTTTGTCAGTGCTGAGCAGAAGGCTACTCTTGAGAACAGCTATCGACCTTATCAAGCTTATTTGTATTATGGAAATTATCCTTTGGCACGGCCTATTTATATTTTATTGAACGATCCTCGTAACTCATTGCCTTGGGGATTTGCTTCTTTTTTAACTTCCGACAGAGGGCAGCGGATTATATTGAAATCCGGACTTGTTCCGGCCACTCAACCTGTAAGGATAGTGGATGTAAAAGACGAATAATGACTAAAATTCAATTACAATGAAACGAATTCAAATCTTTTTAGCAGGGGCATTTATAGCAACCGGTTCGCTTTTTGCGCAATCGAGTGATGCCGAATGGCAAGCGGGACTTGCCAGAATGAAGAGTCTGGTTCAAACCGATCCGGGGCAGGCGTCGGACGAAGCAGAACAATTATTGAAAGGAAAGAATAAGAAAAACCCTGAATTGGTGATAGCAGTTGCACGTGTCTTTTTGGATGCGGGGAACTTGGCGGAGTCAGAAGAATATCTGGCGCTTGCTAAGAAGGCGGACAATAAGTCTGCAGCTGTTTCGCTGTTGGAAGGGGACATCGCTTTGGCGAAAAAAGAGACTGGTGTGGCTTGTCAGATGTATGAGCAAGCTATTTACTTTAATCCTAAGAATGAGCAGGCTTATCTTAAGCTGGCAGATATTTATAAAGGTGCCAATCCACAGCAAGCGATAGAAAAATTGGAACAATTGAAGTCGGTTGATCCTTCTAACATACTTGCCGATAAGAAACTCGCAGAAGTGTATTATATGAATAATGATTTCGACAAGGCTACTGATGCCTATGCACGTTTCATCGATACACCGGAAGCAACGGAGGATGATATGGTCAGATATGCTTTTGCCCTTTTCCTGAATCATAAGTTTGAAAGATCTCTTGAAATAGTTAATATGGGATTGAAGCGAAATGCTCATCATGCCGCTTTCAACCGTTTGGCAATGTATAATTATACAGATCTGAAACGTTTCGATGAAGCAGAAAAGGCAGCGGATGTGTTTTTTACTGAAGCTGATAAGGTGGATTACTCTTATTTAGATTATATGTATTATGGACATCTACTTAGTGCGCTGAAGAAATATGATGAAGCAGTTGTTCAATATCAGAAGGCGATTGAGTTGGATAATACTAAGACAGAATTATGGCGTGAAATATCCGATGCCTATGAGCAAAAGAATGATTATACGAATGCTATTCTGGCCTATCAAAAATACTATCAATCTCTACCTGCCAATGAGCAGACACCCGATTTACAGTTTCAGGTAGGTAAACTTTATTACGGAAAGGGTACACAAAGTGATACGCTTACCGTAAGTTTTGATGAGAGAAAAGCTGCTCTTGCAGCAGCCGATTCTGTATTTACTATAATTGCGGCAGCTGCACCGGATAGTTATTTGGGAAATTTCTGGCGCGCACGTACTAATTCGGCACTTGATCCGGAAACGACGCAAGGTCTTGCAAAACCTTATTATGAAGAGGTGGTCACATTTTTGACCGACAAGAACGACCCGCGTTACAATTCCGCACTGATTGAATGTTACAGTTATCTTGGATATTATTATCTGGTAGCAAACAAACTGCCCGAATCCAAAGAGTACTGGAATAAAATCCTGGCTATAGACCCCGCTAATGCTACCGCAAAAAGGGCATTGGATGGCATCAAATAGTAATAATTTTAGTTGTTTGTCGTGTTGGGAGGAGTGGAGAGTGATCTTAGCTCCTCTCTTTTTATTATTGCTAAATTGAAGGGAGTGGTTGATTTGTATATAATTGCAAAATACCTCAGTCTTTTTATGTCAATTCCAGAAATCCTTCAGGATTTCACGTTAGTCCTTGAGTTTCGCATTGATCCGAGATTTATTTGGTAGAAATAAAAAAGAGAAGCAAAAGCTTCTCTTTCTGTGTGTTGCGGAGATCCGACTCGAACGAATGACCTTTGGGTTATGAGCCCAACGAGCTACCAACTGCTCCACTCCGCGATGTTTAACGGGTGCAAAGGTACGGCTTTTCTGGAATAAAACAAATTATTCTCTAAGTTTTTTTCTAAAAAGATATTAATAATAGATTATTCAGCTGATTACTAATAGAGTATGGATATCCCCTTCAGCTTTTTTGTATTTTAATATACAATTGTTAATAATCTTGTCTTTTTCTTGTTTGGTCGAAAGAAAAGAGTTACTTTTGCTCAAATTATTCAGCAATGTGCAATTTATAACCTATGACCGTATCAAAAACAAAAGCCAGATTAGTAGATGTCGCCCGTCAATTATTTGCCAAGATGGGGGTTGAGAATACCACGATGAATGATATCGCGCTTGCATCTAAGAAAGGTAGAAGAACACTTTATACTTATTTTAAAAGTAAAGACGAGATTTATCTGGCAGTTGTGGAATCTGAGTTGGACATATTGTCGGATATGATGAAACGGGTGGCTGATAAGGATATTTCTCCGGACAAGAAGATTATTGAGATGATCTACACGCGGTTGGATGCGGTGAAAGAGGTGGTATACAGGAATGGTACATTGCGTGCGTACTTCTTCCGTGATATATGGAGAGTGGAGAAGGTTCGTAAGAAGTTTGATACCAAAGAAGTATTGCTTTTCAAAGGCGTTTTGCAAGAAGGCAACGACAAAGGCGTTTTTCATATTGATGACATCGATATGACGGCTAATTTGGTGCATTATTGTGTGAAAGGTATTGAGGTTCCTTATATCCGGGGCCAGATAGGAGCTGATTTGGATATGGAAACCCGTAAGAAATATGTGGCCAACATAGTGTTTGGTGCATTACATAGAACAGAAATTTAATTAAATCAATTTGTTATGGGATTATTAGACGGAAAGACAGCTATCGTAACCGGTGCTGCTCGTGGTATTGGTAAAGCTATCGCTTTAAAATTCGCTTCTGAGGGAGCAAACATTGCTTTTACTGACTTGGTGATCGATGAAAATGCACAAAACACAGCAAGAGAATTAGAAGCAATGGGCGTAAAAGCCAAAGGATATGCTTCGAATGCGGCGAATTTTGAAGATACTGCTAAAGTGGTAGAAGAAATCCATAAAGATTTTGGTCGTATTGATATTCTGGTAAATAACGCCGGTATCACACGTGACGGGTTGATGATGCGTATGAGCGAACAACAGTGGGATATGGTTATCAACGTCAATCTGAAATCTGCTTTTAATTTTATTCATGCTTGTACTCCGGTGATGATGCGTCAGAAGGCAGGTAGTATTATTAATATGGCATCTGTTGTGGGCGTTCATGGCAATGCAGGGCAAGCCAACTATGCTGCTTCAAAAGCCGGTATGATCGCATTGGCCAAATCCATTGCACAGGAATTGGGTTCACGTGGTATTCGTGCGAATGCCATTGCTCCGGGATTTATTCTTACCGACATGACGGCTGCACTATCTGATGAAGTAAGAGCTGAATGGGCAAAAAAGATTCCTTTGCGTCGTGGTGGTACGCCCGAAGATGTGGCTAACATTGCAACATTCTTGGCTTCTGACATGTCTTCATATGTATCCGGCCAGGTGATTCAGGTAGATGGCGGTATGAATATGTAATTCTTCGGTATGACCGTCATATACGAAGACAATCATATAATTGTAGTCAATAAGACTGCTTCCGAGATTGTTCAGGGAGACAAAACGGGCGATACTCCTCTCTCAGAAACTGTCAAGCTGTATTTGAAAGAGAAGTATGCAAAAGCCGGAAATGTCTTTATCGGTGTCACTCACCGGCTGGATCGGCCCGTAAGCGGTCTTGTTGTTTTTGCTAAAACCAGTAAGGCACTTCCGCGATTGAATGAAATGTTCAAGAATGGTGAGGTGAAAAAGACTTATTGGGCTATTGTGAAAAATGCTCCAAAAGAACCGGAAGGGGAGTTGGTGCATTATCTGGTACGCAATGAAAGGCAAAATAAGAGTTACGCATCTGATAGGGAGGTGCCAAATAGTAAAAAAGCTATTCTGAACTACCGTCTCATCGGGCGTTCACAGAATTATTTTCTTCTGGAAGTAGACTTGAAAACAGGGCGGCATCATCAGATCCGATGCCAGTTGGCGAAGATAGGTTGTCCTATTAAAGGGGATCTGAAATATGGATTTCCACGATCGAATCCGGATGGTAGCATTTGTCTCCATGCGCGTCATGTGAGCTTCATTCATCCGGTATCTAAGAAATTGATTGAACTCGATGCTCCTGTGCCGGAGGGGAA encodes:
- a CDS encoding PstS family phosphate ABC transporter substrate-binding protein, with the translated sequence MMKKQFWLIGICVLGMLAACNRKPKDGLTDTYTSGVIEIAADESFQPIVQEEIDVFEGTFPLAGIVPLYTTEVDAVNLLLKDSVRLAITTRTLTAEEMNSFHSRKFYPREIKLATDGLALIVNRQNPDSLISVNDIRRILTGEVKNWKEIYPKSPLKEIRVVFDNRNSSTVRFATDSICGGKSLSTTEVKALRTNQQVIDYVAQTPDAIGVIGVNWLGNRSDTTNFSFRDEIRIMFVSAEQKATLENSYRPYQAYLYYGNYPLARPIYILLNDPRNSLPWGFASFLTSDRGQRIILKSGLVPATQPVRIVDVKDE
- a CDS encoding ExbD/TolR family protein yields the protein MSAEVQESGKKKKGSKQKKMAVRVDFTPMVDMNMLLITFFMLCTSLSKPQTMEISMPSNDKNITEEQQSKVKASQAITLLLGSDDKLYYYEGEPNYKDYSSLKETTYKPDGLRAVLLKKNAAAVREVNDLKQQKLELKISDEDFKKRLSEIKSGKNTPTVIIKATDEASYKNLIDALDEMQICNIGKYVITDIAEADQFLMKNYESKGELSQNIAE
- a CDS encoding energy transducer TonB; this translates as MAKIDLTSPEWCELIFKGKNKAYGAFKMREDSPKRHNLAMLIVLIIALVGFSIPTLVKIATPKQKEVMTEVTTLSQLEEPEVKQEEMKRVEPVAPPPPALKSSIKFTAPVIKKDEEVHEDDEIKSQNELTETKVAISIADVKGNDEANGKDIADLKQVVTQAEPEPEKVFDMVEQMPTFPGGNTELMKYLSEHIKYPVMAQENGTEGRVIVQFVVEKDGTIAEAHVARGVDPYLDKEALRVVQSMPRWIPGKQNGKAVRVKYTVPVMFKLQ
- a CDS encoding MotA/TolQ/ExbB proton channel family protein, coding for METTQKKNASFKGIKSAGLVIICCFIIAVCIYHFLLGNPSNFMNNDPNNHPLPGNFLGTIYKGGVIVPVIQTLLLTVLALSIERYFALRSAFGKGSLVKFVANIKNALATGSLQKAQEICDNQRGSVANVVTATLRKYDEMDKDSSLSKDQKLVAIQKELEEATALELPMMEQNLPIIGTITTLGTLMGLLGTVIGMIRSFAALAAGGSADSMALSQGISEALINTAFGILTGALAVISYNYFTNKIDKLTYSLDEVGFSIVQTFAATHK
- the fabG gene encoding 3-oxoacyl-[acyl-carrier-protein] reductase, whose protein sequence is MGLLDGKTAIVTGAARGIGKAIALKFASEGANIAFTDLVIDENAQNTARELEAMGVKAKGYASNAANFEDTAKVVEEIHKDFGRIDILVNNAGITRDGLMMRMSEQQWDMVINVNLKSAFNFIHACTPVMMRQKAGSIINMASVVGVHGNAGQANYAASKAGMIALAKSIAQELGSRGIRANAIAPGFILTDMTAALSDEVRAEWAKKIPLRRGGTPEDVANIATFLASDMSSYVSGQVIQVDGGMNM
- a CDS encoding tetratricopeptide repeat protein, which produces MKRIQIFLAGAFIATGSLFAQSSDAEWQAGLARMKSLVQTDPGQASDEAEQLLKGKNKKNPELVIAVARVFLDAGNLAESEEYLALAKKADNKSAAVSLLEGDIALAKKETGVACQMYEQAIYFNPKNEQAYLKLADIYKGANPQQAIEKLEQLKSVDPSNILADKKLAEVYYMNNDFDKATDAYARFIDTPEATEDDMVRYAFALFLNHKFERSLEIVNMGLKRNAHHAAFNRLAMYNYTDLKRFDEAEKAADVFFTEADKVDYSYLDYMYYGHLLSALKKYDEAVVQYQKAIELDNTKTELWREISDAYEQKNDYTNAILAYQKYYQSLPANEQTPDLQFQVGKLYYGKGTQSDTLTVSFDERKAALAAADSVFTIIAAAAPDSYLGNFWRARTNSALDPETTQGLAKPYYEEVVTFLTDKNDPRYNSALIECYSYLGYYYLVANKLPESKEYWNKILAIDPANATAKRALDGIK
- a CDS encoding ExbD/TolR family protein, whose amino-acid sequence is MGRAKIKKKSTFIDMTAMSDVTVLLLTFFMLTSTFVKKEPVQVTTPSSVSDIKIPEKNILSILVDPKGKIFMSMDKQSDMKEVLENMAKEYGITFTPEQEKKFALSPTFGVPMKSMKTFLDLPSDKQDAILKNEGIPCDSLDNQFKAWVRNARAVNSDLRIAIKADQDTPYAVIKKVMNSLQDLRENRYNLITSLKTTSEN
- a CDS encoding TetR/AcrR family transcriptional regulator translates to MTVSKTKARLVDVARQLFAKMGVENTTMNDIALASKKGRRTLYTYFKSKDEIYLAVVESELDILSDMMKRVADKDISPDKKIIEMIYTRLDAVKEVVYRNGTLRAYFFRDIWRVEKVRKKFDTKEVLLFKGVLQEGNDKGVFHIDDIDMTANLVHYCVKGIEVPYIRGQIGADLDMETRKKYVANIVFGALHRTEI
- a CDS encoding RluA family pseudouridine synthase, which codes for MTVIYEDNHIIVVNKTASEIVQGDKTGDTPLSETVKLYLKEKYAKAGNVFIGVTHRLDRPVSGLVVFAKTSKALPRLNEMFKNGEVKKTYWAIVKNAPKEPEGELVHYLVRNERQNKSYASDREVPNSKKAILNYRLIGRSQNYFLLEVDLKTGRHHQIRCQLAKIGCPIKGDLKYGFPRSNPDGSICLHARHVSFIHPVSKKLIELDAPVPEGNLWNGFEMI